The DNA segment ATTTAAAAGGCGTGTTTTAATTGACGATATGATTATTGTTATGCAAGACATACACGAAAGCGATTTAATTGTATTTTGTTGTGATAATCAAGAGGCTATTGGTGGTTGATTCATACTCTATAAATTCAAAGAGGGCTTGGAAAGGAGAAATGAGTGCGTTTAAAAAGGCTTTTGCTTAGAGCAAGAAATAATGATTTGCTCAATATGTTCAGCCAAGATAACATAAGAGATGAGCAATATATAAATAAAAATCTTTTTGGTAGCAGTATTAGTATATTTAGCGAATGGGTCTATAAAGCGGATATGCAATATGCTTCTTATGATAGGATGGTGGCGGTTTTTACGAAACCTATAAGCCTTAGTAGTCGCGGTAATAGTAGGCTTTTTACATCAGATATAATTTATGCAAAAACTAAAGAAAACCAAGCTATTGTTAATGTTTCTACATGGGAAGAAGTAGATCAACTTGACCTTTTTAAAGGTCCTGTAAATCGTATTAAAATTTTCTTCGTTATTTATGATAATATGATAAAATTTGCTGTTGAGGACATATACCAATCCATACCGCAAAGCGTATTATATGAGATGATGAAGTCTATAATTGAAAGATGTTTTTTGAATAGCTTAACGGCAGAAGACGGTCACACAATCAGTGTTTATAATCCTGATGATTTTGAAATATTAATAGACTATTCAGAAGAAGATTTTGAGGGCATTTTTAACTCGTCAAAAAGAAAGAAAAAAGTAGTGTTTGGTATTGACACGCAAAATGAAGCGGACGAGCTTATAAATAGTGGGCAGCTAGTGTATAGCCTAAAAGCAGATAGCATTCTCCATAATGTGTTTGCTTTTGCTCGAGCAAGAGCTATTCAAGATGGTATAGTAAGATATACTATAAAGTGCGAAGATGAAAATGGCAAAACGGCATCAATTGAGTCTGTAGGAAATGATATACTTCTAGACACATGGCAAACTATGCCAAGAATATCAATATCTGATAACGCTACGGACGAAGATTTGCACAATGAACTTTTTAATTTTTTAGGGAATTAACATGACACTCAATGTTTTTATAGAGTATGTAAAAATAAGAAAAGAGTTAAAACTACATTCTTACTTTTACTACTTAAAAAAAATACTCATTGCTATTATTTTTACAGTGCTGGTGGCTATGTTTCAATTCGGGTGTAATATTGAGTTTAAATATAAAGAAATTGCTACTGCTTTAGTATCTATTAATTCTATTGTCGCTGCCTTTTTAATAGTTTCATTAACAATTCTACTTACTCAAGAAATCCAAGAGAGAATTCCAAATACCAATGCTAGTTATAAAAAACTTTTAATAAATAATTCCGAGGTTAGTGTGGTTTTAGTATTATTTTCTATCTTAATCAATATTGTCTATCTTTTGTTATCCAACATAGACACAATGTCTGCTAGCTTGCAAAATTGGCATAAAAACATTCTTGTTGTTGTAAATTACTTATCAATTTTTGCAACAGTTTTCATTATTAACACAGCCATAAAAGACCTATTGCTAATATCAAAGAAGACAAAAACACCAAGTAAGGATAGATGAGAATTTCAATATTTTATTAATTATTACTACTTCGCTCTCCGTCAAAGTCATCTCTATCGAAGACGGTGCTCGAATGGTCGCAAATAACTATGCGTGGGCTTATGAAAAATATTCAAAAGATTATATAAATTTAGAAAAAGAAGCTAGAGATAAAAAGCTAGGAATTTGGCGGAGCAAAAAACCTATTCCGCCGTGGGAATTTAGAAAACATCCCTAAAGTTGTTTTTTAAGTTCAATAACTTTATCTTTTTTGTCTTTTGGTAATTTATCCAAAAGTATAGGCTAGACAGTTTAGATTATCTAAGTGGATCCAAATCAACTAAGGTTTAAACTGGTTTTAATAGGAAGCGTAACGGCTGGAAATTTAGAGCCGTAGCCGTTTATAAGTGCGACATATTTGAGCTAGAGTTTAACGGACTTGATGATAAAATCCCAAACTACGATGAGAAAAACGATGATAACGGAGTGTGGGTTTATGAGAACTTGCTAGGCGTCATTGTTTATGAAAAAGACAGCGCGGATAGCGTTTTAGCGACTTTGTGAGCAAGAAAAAGCTAGAGAAGTTACGTACCACAAGTTCAAATCAAAAGCCAGGTAATCTAAGCGGTGTTCGTGCTACTTAGGCAGAAGAGATGTGTAAAGCAAGGTCGAAAACATCGTAACTAGATACACAAAAGGAACAAGTAAAGGCGTTTTTTTAGATGACCTAAGCAGTATTGATAGTTTGTTTGAGTAAAAGGATAAAATACATTTATCAGATATTTTTCAGTCCGCTAAAATATCCGTAAAAACTTGTGAAAAATATTGTTAAACACTGAAAGCAATTGTAATAAAAAGAGATAAATAAAAGGTAACAAAACCACCTTTTTATCGCACTTTTTGAAAGATTTTGAAATAAGTTGAAATGCTTTGGAAAATCACAAATGGTGCCTGAGGTCGGACTTGAACCGACACAAGGTTGCCCTTACTAGATTTTGAGTCTAGCGCGTCTACCAGTTTCACCACTCAGGCATAAAGGTTCGCCAAGTGACGAACCCAAGTAGCTAAAATTATTTTTTCTTAGCTTTTTTAGCACCAGCAACTGCTTCTTTAAGTTTTTTACCAACCTTAAATTTAACAGCTTTGCTTGCAGGAACATCGATAACTTTCTTAGTTCCAGGA comes from the Campylobacter mucosalis genome and includes:
- a CDS encoding thermonuclease family protein, with the protein product MVANNYAWAYEKYSKDYINLEKEARDKKLGIWRSKKPIPPWEFRKHP